From Candidatus Dormiibacterota bacterium:
AATGGCCGTTCGCGGAGGTGCGGTCTCACTGCTCGAGCCGACCGTCGTAGAAGACGAAAACGGTCGATTGATCAAAGCGACGATCGCCACGTACGGCGATACGGTTCACACGTTCGTTCAGCGCGACGGCTATCGCGGGATTTTCGCGCCGGGGTACGTCGAAGATCGGCGCACGATTCCCGGCAGTCACAGGCCGGGGCTGCAATTCATCGACCATTGCGTGGGCAACGTCGGTTGGGGCGAGATGGATCGGTGGGGCGACTTCTACGCCGCCGTGTTCGGTTTCTCGCAATTGGTGTCGTTCGACGACGGCGATATCTCGACCGAATATACCGCGCTCAAATCGAAGGTGATGACCGATCCGCGTCACCGCGTGAAGTTTCCGATCAACGAGCCCGCGCGCGGCAAGAAAAAATCGCAGATCGAGGAGTACCTCGATTTCTATCGAGGTTCCGGCGTGCAGCATATCGCCATCCGCACCGACGATATCGCGGCAACCATCGATGCGCTCGCCTACAACGGTATGGAGTTCCTCGATACACCCGATTCCTATTACGATATGTTAGAAGAACGGGTCGGCACGATCGACGAAGCCGTCGACACGTTACGCAAGCGCCGTATCCTCGTCGATCGCGACGACCAAGGATACATGCTGCAGATTTTCACCAAACCGCTGCAAGATCGTCCGACGGTCTTCTTCGAAATCATCCAGCGTAAGGGCAGCCTCTCATTCGGAAAGGGCAATTTCAAAGCGCTGTTCGTATCGATCGAAAAGGAGCAAGAAAAGCGCGGAACCCTATGATCGCACCGCGCGTCGCCGTCGATGCGGTGGCGCTCGAGTCACGCGCCGCCGACTTCGCGAAGCGCTCGATCAAAGCCCAGGCCAAACGAGACGGTATCGAGCTCGCCATCTCATGCGTCGATTTAACGACGCTGGAAGGCAAGGATTCCGTAGGTCGCGTCCGCTCGTTGTGCGCCAAGGCCGTAGCCCCGCGGCCCGGTTGGCCCGGCATCCCGAGCGTTGCGGCGGTCTGCGTCTATCCGAATTTGGTTGAAGCGGCGAAGGCCGCGTTAGTTGGAAGTCGCGTCCGCGTGGCGTCGGTCGCGACCGCGTTTCCGAGCGGGCTCTCATCGCCGGCCGTGCGTTTAGCCGATACGGAGGCGGCGCTTGCGGCGGGAGCGGACGAGATCGATATGGTGATCGATCGGGGCGCCTTTCTCGCCGGAGACCTGCGCCGCGTCTACGACGACATCGTGGCGGTTAAACGTCTCTGCGGCGACGTGCACCTCAAAGTGATTTTGGAGACCGGAGAGCTCGGCAGCTACGATGCCATTCGCTCGGCCAGCGATCTCGCGCTCGAAGCCGGCGCCGACTTCATCAAAACCTCGACCGGAAAGATCGGCGTGAGCGCGACGATGCCGACGGCTCTGGCGATGTGTTACGCGATCCGCGACTTTGCCGAACGCACGGGCGAACGTCGCGGCCTGAAAATTGCGGGCGGCGTGCGAACCACGAAAGCCGCCCTGGCGTATCTCGTGCTGGTCAACGAGACGCTCGGTGCCGCGTGGCTCTCGCCCGATCGATTCCGCATCGGTGCTAGCGCTCTGCTCGACGATTTGCTCATGCAACTCGAAACGGCGCAGACCGGGCGCTATGCCGCGATCGATTATATTCCGAAAGATTAGAGAGCAGATGGCGATATTCGAGTATGCCCCCGCGCCCGAGAGCGTCCGCCCGATCCTTCGGGAGCGGTACGGACTGTTCGTCGGCGGCCGGTGGGTTGCTCCGCAGTCCGGCCTGTACGACGACACGATCGATCCCGCCAACGAGTCGCTCCTCGCCCGCGTCGCTCACGCCGATGCAAGGGACGTCGATCTGGCCGTGCGTGCGGCGCGCAAAGCCTACGACAGATATTGGCGCAAGATGCGCCCGAACGAGCGCGCCAAATATCTCTACCGGATCGCGCGCGCGATCACCGAGCGCGGCCGCGAACTCGCGGTCCTCGAAACGATGGACGGCGGAAAGCCGATCAAAGAATCGCGTGATTTCGATATCCCCGCGGCGGCGGCGCACTTCTTTTACTACGCAGGCTGGGCGGATAAATTGCCGTGGGCGATGCGCGGCGGGAGCGAACCACAGGCGCTCGGCGTGTGCGGCCAGATCGTGCCGTGGAATTTTCCGCTGCTCATGGCGGCCTGGAAGATCGCGCCGGCGCTCGCGTGCGGGAATACCGTGGTGCTCAAGCCCGCCGAAACGACGCCGCTCACCGCGCTCGCGCTCGCGCAGATCGTGCTCGAGGCCGATCTTCCGCCAGGGGTAGTGAACGTCATCACGGGCGACGGAGCCACCGGCGCCGCGCTCGTCGATCACCCCGACATCGATAAACTCGCGTTCACCGGCTCGACCGAGGTCGGAAAACACATCGCAGCCGCCGTGGCCGGGACTTCGAAGCGTCTCACGCTGGAACTCGGCGGCAAGGCCGCGCACATCGTCTTCGCGGATGCGCCGATCGATCAAGCGATAGAAGGCGTCGTCAAAGGCATCTATTTCAATCAAGGCCACGTCTGCTGCGCGGGCTCACGGCTGTTGGTGGAGGAGTCGGTCCACGACCTTGTGGTTCGGCGACTCACCGAGCGCATTGCGACCCTGCGGCTCGGCGATCCGCTCGACAAGAACACCGACATCGGTGCGATCAACTCGCGCGTTCAACTCGAACGGATTCAAGCGCTCGTGCGCAGCGGCGTCGAGCAAGGCGCTACGCTGGTGCAAGCATCGTGCGAAATCCCGGAGCGCGGCTTCTTCTTCCCGCCCTCGTTTTTTACGGGGGTCTCCCCGGCACACCGCATCGCGCGCGAAGAGATTTTTGGGCCGGTTCTGAGCATTATGACCTTCAGGACCCCGGACGAAGCGGTCGAAAAAGCAAATAACACGGAGTACGGGCTCTCGGCCGGCGTATGGACCGAGAAAGGCAGCAAGAGTATGTGGGTGGCAAATCGCTTGCGAGCGGGCGTGGTCTGGTGTAACACGTATAACGCCTTCGATCCAAGCTCGCCGTTTGGGGGCTATCGCGAATCGGGATTCGGCCGCGAGGGGGGCGTGCACGGCCTTTACGAGTATCTTGCGCACTAACGCGGAGCCGGCGTAGAACGACGATGACGACGCACGAGCACAGCGAGGAGCAATTTCGCTCGCTCTTCGACTATAACCCCGATCTTATCATCATTTTCGGCCGCGACGGGCGCGTCATCGATATCAACAAAGCGGTCTCCAAACTCGGCGACGCGCCGCGCGAACAGCTTATCGGTCTGCATTACAGTGCGTTCTTGGACGAGAGCGAGACGGCCCGACACGAAGCGTTGCTGCAGCGCGCGTTACGCGGGGAGACGCTGCACTATCACGCCAAGGTGTGTTCGCTGGGCGGGCACGAGTTGCATATGACCGTCACCACGGTGCCGATCTATCGAGGCGGCGTCGTTACGTCGGTGTATTCGATCCTGCGAGA
This genomic window contains:
- the deoC gene encoding deoxyribose-phosphate aldolase produces the protein MIAPRVAVDAVALESRAADFAKRSIKAQAKRDGIELAISCVDLTTLEGKDSVGRVRSLCAKAVAPRPGWPGIPSVAAVCVYPNLVEAAKAALVGSRVRVASVATAFPSGLSSPAVRLADTEAALAAGADEIDMVIDRGAFLAGDLRRVYDDIVAVKRLCGDVHLKVILETGELGSYDAIRSASDLALEAGADFIKTSTGKIGVSATMPTALAMCYAIRDFAERTGERRGLKIAGGVRTTKAALAYLVLVNETLGAAWLSPDRFRIGASALLDDLLMQLETAQTGRYAAIDYIPKD
- the hppD gene encoding 4-hydroxyphenylpyruvate dioxygenase, producing the protein MSTMTEARSNPLATIDWDYIEFYVGNAKQAAHYYMSAFGFDRVAYAGPETGIKDRVSYVLVQNKLRFVLTASLLPDDAIAQHVATHGDGVKDIAIAVEDVRAAWEMAVRGGAVSLLEPTVVEDENGRLIKATIATYGDTVHTFVQRDGYRGIFAPGYVEDRRTIPGSHRPGLQFIDHCVGNVGWGEMDRWGDFYAAVFGFSQLVSFDDGDISTEYTALKSKVMTDPRHRVKFPINEPARGKKKSQIEEYLDFYRGSGVQHIAIRTDDIAATIDALAYNGMEFLDTPDSYYDMLEERVGTIDEAVDTLRKRRILVDRDDQGYMLQIFTKPLQDRPTVFFEIIQRKGSLSFGKGNFKALFVSIEKEQEKRGTL
- a CDS encoding aldehyde dehydrogenase family protein; this encodes MAIFEYAPAPESVRPILRERYGLFVGGRWVAPQSGLYDDTIDPANESLLARVAHADARDVDLAVRAARKAYDRYWRKMRPNERAKYLYRIARAITERGRELAVLETMDGGKPIKESRDFDIPAAAAHFFYYAGWADKLPWAMRGGSEPQALGVCGQIVPWNFPLLMAAWKIAPALACGNTVVLKPAETTPLTALALAQIVLEADLPPGVVNVITGDGATGAALVDHPDIDKLAFTGSTEVGKHIAAAVAGTSKRLTLELGGKAAHIVFADAPIDQAIEGVVKGIYFNQGHVCCAGSRLLVEESVHDLVVRRLTERIATLRLGDPLDKNTDIGAINSRVQLERIQALVRSGVEQGATLVQASCEIPERGFFFPPSFFTGVSPAHRIAREEIFGPVLSIMTFRTPDEAVEKANNTEYGLSAGVWTEKGSKSMWVANRLRAGVVWCNTYNAFDPSSPFGGYRESGFGREGGVHGLYEYLAH